In a single window of the Cucurbita pepo subsp. pepo cultivar mu-cu-16 chromosome LG18, ASM280686v2, whole genome shotgun sequence genome:
- the LOC111780544 gene encoding uncharacterized protein LOC111780544: MATHPTRPQEQDDLQDIDEAIPSNGCGGCFRLFGFGFGFNRNGNYEGRSLLQQQEGWEEESWMVRKLKKLKDVSEMVGGPRWKNFIRKMGGFFKRKKQRKNRFQYDPESYALNFDDGFDGEDDDHHPPIAFSTRFSIPLASSDC, translated from the coding sequence ATGGCGACCCATCCAACCAGACCACAAGAACAGGATGACCTTCAGGACATCGACGAGGCCATTCCTTCAAATGGGTGTGGCGGCTGTTTTCGGCTATTcgggtttgggtttgggttcaATCGGAACGGTAATTACGAAGGTAGAAGTCTTCTGCAGCAGCAAGAGGGATGGGAAGAGGAGTCTTGGATGGtgaggaaattgaagaagcTGAAGGATGTTTCAGAAATGGTGGGTGGACCCAGATGGAAGAACTTCATCAGAAAAATGGGTGGCTTTTTTAAGaggaaaaaacagaggaaaaacaGGTTTCAGTATGACCCTGAAAGCTATGCTCTCAATTTCGACGACGGTTTCGATGGGGAAGACGACGATCATCATCCTCCAATTGCCTTTTCTACGAGGTTTTCTATTCCTTTGGCTTCAAGTGATTGTTGA
- the LOC111779912 gene encoding transmembrane 9 superfamily member 11-like, whose product MEFWGGFRVWVLTVCLIFQSGYGFYLPGSYPLKHVVGDELSVKVNSITSIDTEMPFSYYSLPFCKPQGGVKDSAENLGEVLMGDRIENSPYLFKMYKNQTDVFLCQTDPLTDDQFKILKERIDEMYQVNLILDNLPAIRYTKKEGYPLRWTGYPVGINLKGSYYVFNHLKFKVLVHKYEETNVASIMGTGDAAGVIPTVNKQELDVPGYMVVGFEVVPCSPLHNVDLVKNLKMYEKYPNPVPCDPASVSMQIKKGQSIVFTYEVTFEESDIKWPSRWDAYLKMEGSKVHWFSILNSLMVITFLAGIVLVIFLRTVRRDLTRYEELDKEAQAQMNEELSGWKLVVGDVFRAPANPALLCIMVGDGVQLLGMGIVTILFAALGFMSPASRGTLITGMLFFYMILGVAAGYVAVRLWRTICCGDHRGWVSVSWKAACFFPGIAFLILTILNFLLWGSQSTGAIPFSLFVILLLLWFCISVPLTLVGGYFGAKAPHIEYPVRTNQIPREIPPQKYPSWLLVLGAGTLPFGTLFIELFFIMSSLWMGRVYYVFGFLFIVLVLLVVVCAEVSLVLTYMHLCVEDWKWWWKSFFASGSVALYIFLYSINYLIFDLKSLSGPVSATLYLGYSLFMVLAIMFTTGTVGFLSSFWFVHYLFSSVKLD is encoded by the coding sequence ATGGAGTTTTGGGGTGGATTTAGGGTCTGGGTTTTAACCGTGTGCTTGATATTTCAATCTGGATATGGGTTTTATCTTCCGGGGAGTTACCCTCTCAAACATGTTGTGGGCGATGAATTGTCGGTGAAGGTTAATTCCATAACCTCGATCGATACTGAAATGCCATTTAGCTATTATAGTTTGCCGTTTTGCAAACCTCAAGGGGGCGTTAAGGATAGTGCTGAAAATCTTGGTGAGGTTCTTATGGGGGATCGGATTGAGAATTCGCCATATCTGTTTAAGATGTATAAGAATCAGACAGATGTGTTCTTGTGTCAGACAGATCCATTGACTGATGATCAGTTTAAGATCTTAAAGGAGAGGATTGATGAGATGTATCAGGTGAACTTGATCCTGGACAATTTACCGGCAATCCGGTATACCAAGAAAGAAGGATATCCATTGCGTTGGACAGGATACCCTGTAGGAATCAATCTCAAGGGCTCCTACTATGTCTTTAACCATTTGAAATTTAAGGTTCTTGTTCACAAATACGAGGAGACGAACGTTGCGAGCATAATGGGAACGGGTGATGCTGCAGGTGTGATCCCAACAGTCAATAAACAGGAACTAGATGTTCCAGGATATATGGTTGTTGGATTTGAGGTTGTACCCTGCAGCCCTTTGCACAATGTGGACTTAGTTAAGAACTTAAAGATGTATGAAAAGTATCCAAATCCTGTTCCATGTGACCCTGCTAGTGTGTCAATGCAAATTAAGAAAGGCCAATCTATAGTGTTCACGTATGAGGTTACGTTTGAAGAGAGTGACATCAAGTGGCCATCTCGATGGGATGCTTATTTGAAGATGGAGGGTTCAAAAGTTCATTGGTTTTCAATCTTGAACTCTTTAATGGTGATAACGTTTCTTGCCGGTATTGTTCTTGTAATTTTCTTGAGGACTGTTAGACGAGATCTTACACGTTATGAGGAGCTTGACAAGGAGGCTCAAGCGCAGATGAACGAGGAGTTATCTGGTTGGAAGCTTGTTGTGGGGGATGTTTTCCGTGCTCCAGCCAATCCTGCACTTTTGTGTATAATGGTTGGTGATGGGGTTCAGCTTCTAGGGATGGGAATTGTGACCATATTGTTTGCTGCTCTTGGGTTCATGTCCCCAGCATCCCGTGGAACGCTTATTACAGGTATGCTATTTTTCTATATGATTCTCGGTGTTGCAGCAGGTTATGTCGCTGTACGTCTTTGGAGAACGATTTGTTGTGGTGACCACAGAGGATGGGTTTCAGTCTCATGGAAGGCTGCTTGTTTCTTCCCAGGCATTGCCTTTCTAATTCTTACCATACTGAATTTTCTATTATGGGGTAGTCAAAGCACGGGAGCGATTCCATTTTCGCTCTTCGTTATCCTACTTTTGCTGTGGTTCTGTATATCAGTCCCTCTTACTCTTGTTGGTGGGTATTTTGGTGCCAAGGCACCTCACATTGAGTATCCTGTTAGAACCAACCAAATCCCACGGGAAATTCCGCCCCAGAAATACCCGTCATGGCTTTTAGTCCTAGGCGCTGGCACACTTCCTTTCGGCACCTTGTTCATCGAACTCTTCTTTATCATGTCTAGCCTCTGGATGGGTCGTGTCTATTACGTTTTCGGGTTTCTCTTCATAGTGCTAGTGCTTCTTGTTGTCGTGTGTGCTGAGGTATCCCTGGTTCTAACCTATATGCATCTATGCGTGGAAGACTGGAAATGGTGGTGGAAGTCTTTCTTTGCTTCTGGTTCAGTTGCCTTATACATCTTCTTGTACTCGATTAACTATCTCATCTTCGATCTCAAGAGCTTGAGCGGACCCGTCTCAGCCACTCTGTACCTTGGGTATTCACTCTTCATGGTTCTTGCAATCATGTTCACAACTGGAACGGTTGGATTCCTCTCGTCGTTCTGGTTTGTGCATTACTTGTTCTCTTCTGTGAAGCTGGACTGA
- the LOC111780333 gene encoding sugar carrier protein A: MAGGSFAPAGVAKERAEQYKGRVTPYVVIACLVAAVGGSIFGYDIGISGGVTSMNPFLEKFFPSVYRNKMRAHENNYCKYNNQGLAAFTSSLYLAGLVSSLVASPITQNYGRRASIVCGGISFLVGATLNAAAVNLEMLILGRIMLGVGIGFGNQAVPLYLSEMAPTHLRGGLNMMFQLATTLGIFTANMINYGTQKLDPWGWRLSLGLAAFPALLMTVGGLLLPETPNSLMERGAKEKGRKILEKIRGTNDVNAEYEDILEASEFANSIKHPFRNIFRRSNRPQLVMAFFMPTFQILTGINSILFYAPVLFQSMGFGGDAALYSSALTGAVLASSTLISIATVDRLGRRVLLISGGIQMITCQVVVAIILGVKFGNNEELSKGFSILVVIVICLFVLAFGWSWGPLGWTIPSEIFPLETRSAGQSITVAVNLLFTFIIAQSFLSLLCALKYGIFLFFAGWITVMTVFVYIFLPETKGVPIEEMILIWRKHWFWKNVMPANPGDDQSNTM; this comes from the exons ATGGCAGGTGGGTCTTTTGCTCCAGCAGGAGTGGCCAAGGAGAGAGCAGAGCAGTACAAAGGAAGAGTTACGCCTTATGTGGTTATTGCTTGTCTTGTGGCTGCTGTTGGTGGCTCAATTTTTGGTTATGACATTGGAATTTCAG GTGGGGTGACATCGATGAATCCCTTCCTTGAAAAATTCTTTCCATCGGTGTACAGAAACAAGATGCGTGCACATGAAAACAATTACTGCAAGTACAATAATCAAGGGCTTGCAGCATTTACCTCATCGCTATATCTTGCTGGATTAGTTTCCTCATTGGTGGCCTCTCCCATCACCCAGAACTATGGGCGCCGTGCAAGCATAGTCTGCGGTGGAATTAGCTTTCTTGTTGGGGCAACTCTAAATGCTGCCGCCGTCAATCTTGAAATGCTCATCCTAGGAAGAATTATGCTTGGTGTAGGCATTGGCTTTGGGAATCAG GCAGTTCCACTCTACTTATCAGAGATGGCACCAACACACCTTCGAGGAGGCCTGAACATGATGTTTCAGCTGGCAACTACTCTTGGGATCTTCACGGCAAACATGATCAATTATGGGACACAGAAGCTTGACCCATGGGGATGGAGGCTCTCCCTGGGTTTGGCTGCATTTCCAGCTTTGTTGATGACAGTGGGAGGCTTACTTCTACCTGAGACACCAAACAGTTTAATGGAGAGGggagcaaaagaaaaaggaagaaaaatccTAGAGAAAATTAGAGGAACAAACGATGTGAATGCAGAGTATGAAGACATTCTAGAAGCAAGTGAATTTGCTAATTCCATCAAACATCCTTTTAGAAACATCTTTAGAAGGAGCAACCGACCACAGTTGGTCATGGCATTCTTCATGCCAACATTTCAGATTCTCACAGGCATAAATTCAATTCTATTTTATGCTCCAGTGTTGTTTCAGAGCATGGGGTTTGGTGGAGATGCAGCTCTCTACTCCTCAGCCTTGACAGGAGCAGTTCTAGCATCTTCAACTTTGATTTCGATAGCGACCGTCGACAGATTAGGCCGAAGAGTACTGCTAATTTCAGGAGGAATACAAATGATAACATGCCAG GTCGTTGTCGCCATTATCCTGGGGGTGAAATTCGGCAACAATGAGGAGCTATCAAAAGGATTCTCGATCTTGGTGGTGATAGTGATTTGTCTATTCGTTCTGGCGTTCGGATGGTCATGGGGGCCACTAGGTTGGACAATACCTAGCGAGATATTCCCTCTAGAAACACGATCGGCAGGACAAAGCATCACAGTAGCAGTGAACCTTCTCTTCACTTTCATAATCGCACAGTCATTTCTTTCCCTCCTCTGCGCTTTGAAGTACGGAATCTTCCTGTTCTTCGCTGGTTGGATCACTGTGATGACGGTGTTCGTTTACATATTCCTTCCCGAAACGAAAGGAGTTCCCATTGAAGAGATGATCCTGATATGGAGGAAGCACTGGTTCTGGAAGAACGTAATGCCTGCAAATCCAGGCGATGACCAAAGCAACACCATGTAA